TATTCATAAAAGAGCTGTTATAGGTGACAACGTTAGTATAGGAAGCGGCGTCACGATTGGAGGTACAACAAAGAAATATGACGTGCCCATAATTGGTGATAACACTATAATTTCAACAGGAGCAAAAATATTAGGCCCCATTGAAATAGGAAAAAACTGCGTCATCGGTGCAAACTCAGTTGTATTGAAGAGTATTCCTAATAATTGTGTGGCTGTAGGTAGTCCTGCTAAAATTATTAAAAGAAATATTGATATTGAAAATTATAAAGTCATGGAGTAACATCGGTAATATTTATAGTTCAGACAGTGTGACTTTTCAATTGCTGGATTGAATAATTTCTTAAAAATCATGTTTATTTTTTACGCTATTATTGAATAGAGCCAAGAGAGTATTCGTATTGTCCAATGAGTGTGTTTTTAGTGCGTATTTTTTTGCATTTTTCCCCATTGAAATACGCATCTCCTGATCACGAATTAATAATCTTACTTTCTCTACTAGGTTTTCGTAGGTTTTCGTATGAAATCCGATGGAAGGGGATTGTCGATCAAAAATTTGATCAGGGTTCACATTTAGACTAACAACGGGAATTTCTCTCATCCAGGCTTGGATAAATGTGTTAGAAAACCCTTCAAACACACTTGTATTTACAAGTATGTGCGAAGTTGAAAGTATGTTGTTTACTTCATTTTGTGTTTTTTTTCCAACACAATCTAAGTTGTTAAGTGTTTTTGCAGTGTTAAGTAATTTTTTATGCCATCTTGAAGAACCTTGTGCAGCTCCAATCATTATAAAGCGAGTATTTTCTTCATCACTTAAGGCTTTAGCTAATTGGAGAAAAATTTCGGGTCGTTTGTTTGGTTTTACATTTGCTAGCCAGATGACTTTTATTGGTTTAGATTTGTTGGTTTTTTCTTCTGGGTATGGGTGAAAGTTAGGTACAAGTGCGTAAGATTCTCGCTGATAGTTTTGAGTTAAAAGGTGTGCTTGATCTTTTGTTTGAACAATTATTTTATGTGCGTTTTTTATGCCATATTCCAAAATTTTCTTTTCAACAAAGCTTGATATTAAGTAGCGTGAGCGTTTGAACATAAAGGGGCGCACATCAGCTTCACTGGCAACATGCCAAATCAGTTTAAAGCCAACCAAATCTGAAAGGTAAGCAGCGGCTCCTGTTAGGCGACCCCCATCTCTTTGGTAGACGGCATCAGGTTTTAATTGATATAAAATACGTCGAAGAGGACGGTATTCGGAAATTAAGCGTATTAGGCCGCGCTTTTTATCAGACCCTTTTGCCAAAGGAATAATTTTGTAACCATCAGGCTGATATGATCTGTCATAACTTCTTGTGATGAAGGTGATATCGTAACCTCCATGTTTTAACATTTGTTGTATGAGGCATTTGACTTGGTATTCAGCGCCACCCATGCGAAAACTCCAGTGAATGGGCATTATGATACAAACCTTGGTTTTTCTATTCATGATCAATTAAGCAGCGCAAGTATTTTGTTGAGATCGTGCAAATTTTTACTGGGGGATTTAGTCGGTTATGCACTTATTATACGAATCCAAGTATAATAGTTTGTTAAGTAATATCAAATAATGGATTATATAGTAACCACTCTGTAACTAATTAAGCAAGGCAATCGGATTAATTCTCAGGATTTAGAGAAAAAATCTTGGAGGGAATTCGCATTGATTTTAATTGGATGTAAAGATTTACAAAGGTTCGGAATAAACCTTTCAAATGAGATTAAATAAAATGGCCAAAAAAGTATTATTAATTCAACCAGGTTATGCGCATTACAGGGATGAGTTATTTAGTATTTTGTCTA
This Gammaproteobacteria bacterium DNA region includes the following protein-coding sequences:
- a CDS encoding serine acetyltransferase, coding for MSKALLAIHRIIFNMKQLGIPLFPSLINKLFIRLLFGCQIGVETKIGKNVDLGYGGLGVVIHKRAVIGDNVSIGSGVTIGGTTKKYDVPIIGDNTIISTGAKILGPIEIGKNCVIGANSVVLKSIPNNCVAVGSPAKIIKRNIDIENYKVME
- a CDS encoding glycosyltransferase family 4 protein, whose translation is MGGAEYQVKCLIQQMLKHGGYDITFITRSYDRSYQPDGYKIIPLAKGSDKKRGLIRLISEYRPLRRILYQLKPDAVYQRDGGRLTGAAAYLSDLVGFKLIWHVASEADVRPFMFKRSRYLISSFVEKKILEYGIKNAHKIIVQTKDQAHLLTQNYQRESYALVPNFHPYPEEKTNKSKPIKVIWLANVKPNKRPEIFLQLAKALSDEENTRFIMIGAAQGSSRWHKKLLNTAKTLNNLDCVGKKTQNEVNNILSTSHILVNTSVFEGFSNTFIQAWMREIPVVSLNVNPDQIFDRQSPSIGFHTKTYENLVEKVRLLIRDQEMRISMGKNAKKYALKTHSLDNTNTLLALFNNSVKNKHDF